One Purpureocillium takamizusanense chromosome 1, complete sequence genomic window carries:
- a CDS encoding uncharacterized protein (COG:C~EggNog:ENOG503NXN6): MTLSDKAKSEAEFNYAEFSSYHDHYNHYWESPILSGSAQVGTQLYRGRLIPRHILHGWGPAVRRLVVMGVTFKGIGLNVSRFGGANAALPQWRESIVHTPLTLPWSYERAFDDIIAQQDRITKEVQPVIEAGNAWRRRAL, translated from the coding sequence ATGACATTATCTGATAAGGCAAAGAGCGAGGCCGAGTTCAACTATGCTGAGTTCTCTAGCTACCACGACCACTATAACCATTATTGGGAGAGTCCTATCCTCAGCGGGAGCGCCCAGGTCGGCACGCAGCTTTATCGCGGGCGTCTCATCCCGCGGCACATCCTCCACGGCTGGGGCCCGGCGGTGCGCCGTCTCGTTGTCATGGGTGTCACCTTCAAGGGCATTGGGCTCAACGTCTCGCggttcggcggcgccaacgcgGCGCTCCCCCAATGGCGCGAGTCCATAGTCCATACACCACTGACACTGCCGTGGAGTTATGAGCGGGCCTTTGACGATATCATTGCGCAACAGGACCGGATCACAAAGGAGGTCCAGCCCGTCATCGAGGCAGGCAACGcctggcgcaggcgcgcTCTCTGA
- a CDS encoding uncharacterized protein (TransMembrane:11 (o20-46i89-108o120-140i203-224o244-264i332-355o375-402i409-427o447-474i523-543o549-569i)~EggNog:ENOG503NW89~COG:S) encodes MMPSISKFLPFAPSTTTTQAVTYLLGISLFSISFLVFLNSSVSFVITDLIGQKKGVGDVVGTLGFADELVALVACPAWGLVSDRLGVRWVAVIGYAIIAAALVVFVQAKNVYPQLLLARIFFALGASAAATMVTAILPSLTDETDNLSSTAALARAKLNPRLSAAFSVESEVTITPERYTRTLSNERPQGGGEAASKAGRPSALAGFVGLFTGCGALVALALFLPLPARFGEIDGVTPGEAVSYSFYVVGAVSLVVAIFVFFGLRNLQGEEGKGWKVLLGIAKDRHDGFERLEMDRRQGSRKQIIPYLHLMKDSVLLGVTDSRIALGYMGGFVARASTVAISLFIPLFVNTYFISNGYCQGSPNDPSPELKKECRAAYVLSSILTGVAQLMGLLCAPLFGYLSGRTGRVNYPIIVATVFGMTGYLILPHLSSPEIKNVEGRGGTPAIFLVVALIGISQIGAIVCSLGSLGQGVLAAELPRPARREPSLAPEEDEATESEPLIRLSAAADSASRVRLKGSIAGVYSLCGGAAILILTKLGGFLFDRVSTGAPFYMMAAFNGILLVASLFMDAAQTFARV; translated from the exons ATGATGCCATCGATATCCAAGTTCTTGCCGttcgcgccctcgacgacgacgacgcaggcggTCACGTACCTGCTCGGCATCTCGCTCTTCTCCATCtccttcctcgtcttcctcaacagctccgtctccttcGTCATCACCGACCTCATCGGCCAGAAGaagggcgtcggcgatgtcgtGGGCACCCTGggcttcgccgacgagctcgtggCGCTGGTGGCGTGCCCGGCCTGGGGCCTGGTCTCGGACCGCCTGGGCGTGCGATgggtcgccgtcatcggctACGCCATCATTGCCgctgcgctcgtcgtcttcgtccagGCCAAGAACGTATATCCTCAATTGCTGCTCGCGCGCATCTTTTTCGCCCTGGGGGCGTCCGCGGC AGCCACAATGGTGACGGCCATTCTGCCCTCCCTGACCGATGAAACCGACAATttgtcgagcacggcggcgttggcccGCGCCAAGTTGAACCCGCGGCTCAGTGCCGCCTTCTCGGTCGAGTCCGAGGTCACCATCACGCCCGAGAGATATACAAGGACGCTGTCCAACGAGCGACCCCAAGGCGGAGGGGAGGCTGCCTCCAAGGCAGGCAGACCCTCGGCgctcgccggcttcgtcggcctgttcaccggctgcggcgccctggtggccctggccctgttcttgccgctgcccgcgcgcTTCGGCGAGATTGACGGCGTGACacccggcgaggccgtctcGTATAGCTTctacgtcgtcggcgccgtgtcgCTGGTCGTCGCGATTTTCGTCTTTTTTGGCCTGCGCAACTtgcagggcgaggaagggaagggatGGAAGGTACTGTTGGGCATCGCAAAGGACCGACACGATGGTTTCGAGAGGCTCGAGATGGACCGTCGTCAGGGATCACGCAAGCAG ATAATTCCGTATCTTCATCTGATGAAAGACTCGGTGCTGCTCGGCGTCACCGATTCACGAATTGCTCTCGGCTACATGGGGGGCTTTGTAGCGAGGGCGTCCACAGTTGCCATCTCGCTCTTCATTCCGCTATTTGTCAACACGTACTTTATCAGCAACGGGTACTGCCAGGGATCGCCAAACGACCCATCGCCAGAGCTCAAGAAGGAGTGCCGAGCGGCGTACGTTCTTTCATCCATCCTGActggcgtcgcgcagctcatGGGTTTGTTATGCGCGCCGCTCTTTGGATACCTCTCTGGCCGAACCGGCCGGGTCAATTACCCAATAATTGTGGCGACCGTATTCGGCATGACTGGCTACCTCATCCTGCCGCATCTCTCGAGCCCCGAGATCAAGAACGTggaggggcgagggggcACGCcggccatcttcctcgtGGTTGCTCTCATCGGCATTAGCCAGATTGGAGCCATTGTGTGCAGCCTAGGATCGCTCGGACAGGGCGTGCTGGCTGCCGAACTTCCGAGGCCGGCGCGACGCGAGCCGTCTTTGGCCCcagaggaggacgaggcgaccGAGTCGGAGCCGCTGATCCGactgtcggcggcggcggactcggcgtcgagggtgCGCCTCAAGGGATCCATTGCGGGCGTGTACTcgctgtgcggcggcgcggcgatACTGATACTCACCAAGCTGGGGGGCTTCCTCTTCGACAGGGTGTCGACGGGGGCGCCCTTTtacatgatggcggcgttcAACGGCATCTTGCTTGTGGCGAGCCTGTTTATGGACGCGGCACAGACGTTTGCGAGGGTGTGA
- a CDS encoding uncharacterized protein (EggNog:ENOG503NW89~COG:S~TransMembrane:8 (i72-93o113-133i201-224o244-271i278-296o316-343i392-412o418-438i)), translating into MVTAILPSLTDETDNLSSTAALARAKLNPRLSAAFSVESEVTITPERYTRTLSNERPQGGGEAASKAGRPSALAGFVGLFTGCGALVALALFLPLPARFGEIDGVTPGEAVSYSFYVVGAVSLVVAIFVFFGLRNLQGEEGKGWKVLLGIAKDRHDGFERLEMDRRQGSRKQIIPYLHLMKDSVLLGVTDSRIALGYMGGFVARASTVAISLFIPLFVNTYFISNGYCQGSPNDPSPELKKECRAAYVLSSILTGVAQLMGLLCAPLFGYLSGRTGRVNYPIIVATVFGMTGYLILPHLSSPEIKNVEGRGGTPAIFLVVALIGISQIGAIVCSLGSLGQGVLAAELPRPARREPSLAPEEDEATESEPLIRLSAAADSASRVRLKGSIAGVYSLCGGAAILILTKLGGFLFDRVSTGAPFYMMAAFNGILLVASLFMDAAQTFARV; encoded by the exons ATGGTGACGGCCATTCTGCCCTCCCTGACCGATGAAACCGACAATttgtcgagcacggcggcgttggcccGCGCCAAGTTGAACCCGCGGCTCAGTGCCGCCTTCTCGGTCGAGTCCGAGGTCACCATCACGCCCGAGAGATATACAAGGACGCTGTCCAACGAGCGACCCCAAGGCGGAGGGGAGGCTGCCTCCAAGGCAGGCAGACCCTCGGCgctcgccggcttcgtcggcctgttcaccggctgcggcgccctggtggccctggccctgttcttgccgctgcccgcgcgcTTCGGCGAGATTGACGGCGTGACacccggcgaggccgtctcGTATAGCTTctacgtcgtcggcgccgtgtcgCTGGTCGTCGCGATTTTCGTCTTTTTTGGCCTGCGCAACTtgcagggcgaggaagggaagggatGGAAGGTACTGTTGGGCATCGCAAAGGACCGACACGATGGTTTCGAGAGGCTCGAGATGGACCGTCGTCAGGGATCACGCAAGCAG ATAATTCCGTATCTTCATCTGATGAAAGACTCGGTGCTGCTCGGCGTCACCGATTCACGAATTGCTCTCGGCTACATGGGGGGCTTTGTAGCGAGGGCGTCCACAGTTGCCATCTCGCTCTTCATTCCGCTATTTGTCAACACGTACTTTATCAGCAACGGGTACTGCCAGGGATCGCCAAACGACCCATCGCCAGAGCTCAAGAAGGAGTGCCGAGCGGCGTACGTTCTTTCATCCATCCTGActggcgtcgcgcagctcatGGGTTTGTTATGCGCGCCGCTCTTTGGATACCTCTCTGGCCGAACCGGCCGGGTCAATTACCCAATAATTGTGGCGACCGTATTCGGCATGACTGGCTACCTCATCCTGCCGCATCTCTCGAGCCCCGAGATCAAGAACGTggaggggcgagggggcACGCcggccatcttcctcgtGGTTGCTCTCATCGGCATTAGCCAGATTGGAGCCATTGTGTGCAGCCTAGGATCGCTCGGACAGGGCGTGCTGGCTGCCGAACTTCCGAGGCCGGCGCGACGCGAGCCGTCTTTGGCCCcagaggaggacgaggcgaccGAGTCGGAGCCGCTGATCCGactgtcggcggcggcggactcggcgtcgagggtgCGCCTCAAGGGATCCATTGCGGGCGTGTACTcgctgtgcggcggcgcggcgatACTGATACTCACCAAGCTGGGGGGCTTCCTCTTCGACAGGGTGTCGACGGGGGCGCCCTTTtacatgatggcggcgttcAACGGCATCTTGCTTGTGGCGAGCCTGTTTATGGACGCGGCACAGACGTTTGCGAGGGTGTGA